A window of Massilia sp. KIM contains these coding sequences:
- a CDS encoding DUF6328 family protein, with translation MQSESTKTERIDSEMRNIIEEARVILPGVQALFGFQTIAVFNDRFEDLAAHAKACHILALVMVIVAVAMVMTPAIYYRTCRGHVTENMLRFTSRMIRGALCPLALGLALDMFTVIYLATEGMPARMPVSIGASVGTLTLLATLWFLIPHRAHRQSR, from the coding sequence ATGCAAAGTGAGTCTACAAAAACCGAACGCATCGATTCGGAGATGCGCAACATCATCGAGGAAGCCCGGGTCATCCTACCCGGAGTCCAGGCCCTGTTCGGCTTCCAGACCATCGCAGTGTTCAACGACAGATTCGAGGACCTTGCGGCTCACGCGAAGGCTTGTCACATCCTGGCCCTGGTGATGGTCATTGTCGCGGTGGCGATGGTTATGACGCCGGCCATCTACTATCGGACCTGTCGTGGGCATGTCACGGAGAACATGCTGCGCTTCACCTCGCGGATGATACGGGGCGCGCTTTGCCCGCTTGCGCTCGGCCTGGCGCTCGACATGTTCACGGTGATCTACTTGGCGACCGAAGGCATGCCCGCGCGCATGCCGGTCAGCATAGGCGCCTCGGTCGGAACGCTGACCCTGCTTGCGACGCTATGGTTCTTGATCCCACACAGAGCGCACAGGCAGTCGCGTTGA
- a CDS encoding RtcB family protein: MDENSQQIMQVEGGRPVRMWTEGVPVEEAARQQLANTARMPFIYHHIAVMPDVHLGKGSTIGSVIPTLGAVIPAAVGVDIGCGMMAAKTTLTANDLPDNLSRLRSAIERAVPHGMSPKTRGHRGRDVGSWEAPPASVDTAWMKLKDEFDRICQKAPSLRNTNNYRHLGTLGSGNHFVEVCLDEVGFVWFMLHSGSRGVGNAIGTHFIELAKKDMRSHLANLPDQDLAYLSEGTQHYDDYVEAVSWAQKFARMNREVMMQNLIAAVRTVITKPFETHVEAVNCHHNYVQKERHFGKDVLVTRKGAVSAREGELGIIPGSMGAKSFIVRGKGNPESFHSCSHGAGRTMSRTEAKRRFTVADQERATEGVECRKDANVIDEIPMAYKDIDAVMHAQRDLVEVVHTLKQVVCVKG; the protein is encoded by the coding sequence ATGGACGAGAACAGCCAACAGATCATGCAGGTAGAGGGAGGGCGTCCCGTCAGGATGTGGACCGAGGGTGTGCCGGTCGAAGAGGCTGCCAGGCAGCAGCTCGCCAACACGGCGCGCATGCCCTTCATCTACCACCACATTGCGGTCATGCCCGATGTGCACCTCGGCAAAGGCTCGACGATCGGCAGCGTGATCCCGACCCTGGGCGCCGTCATTCCGGCTGCGGTCGGCGTGGATATCGGCTGCGGCATGATGGCCGCAAAGACGACGCTCACCGCTAACGATCTGCCCGATAATCTCTCCCGCCTGCGCAGCGCGATCGAGCGCGCCGTTCCTCATGGCATGTCACCGAAGACACGCGGGCATCGCGGACGCGACGTGGGCTCCTGGGAAGCGCCGCCGGCGTCGGTCGACACCGCGTGGATGAAGCTCAAGGATGAATTCGACCGCATTTGCCAGAAAGCGCCGTCGCTGAGAAACACGAACAATTACCGTCACCTGGGGACCTTGGGGAGCGGTAATCACTTCGTCGAGGTCTGCCTGGACGAAGTGGGATTCGTCTGGTTCATGCTGCACTCGGGTTCACGCGGCGTCGGCAATGCCATCGGCACCCATTTCATCGAGCTCGCAAAAAAGGACATGCGCAGCCACCTGGCGAACTTGCCCGATCAGGATCTCGCCTACCTGAGCGAGGGCACGCAGCACTACGACGATTACGTCGAAGCCGTGAGCTGGGCCCAGAAGTTCGCGCGCATGAATCGCGAGGTGATGATGCAGAACCTGATCGCGGCCGTGCGCACCGTAATCACCAAGCCCTTCGAGACGCACGTGGAAGCGGTCAACTGTCACCACAATTACGTACAGAAGGAGCGGCATTTCGGCAAGGACGTGCTGGTCACACGCAAGGGTGCGGTGTCCGCGAGGGAAGGGGAGCTTGGGATCATTCCGGGCTCCATGGGCGCGAAGAGTTTTATCGTGCGCGGCAAGGGTAATCCGGAGAGCTTCCATAGCTGCAGCCACGGCGCGGGCCGCACCATGAGCCGGACCGAAGCGAAGCGCCGGTTCACGGTGGCGGACCAGGAGCGCGCGACCGAGGGTGTCGAGTGCCGCAAGGACGCGAACGTGATCGACGAGATCCCGATGGCCTACAAGGACATCGATGCCGTCATGCATGCGCAACGCGACCTGGTCGAGGTCGTGCACACGCTGAAACAGGTTGTCTGCGTGAAGGGGTGA